One window of the Desulfuromonas acetoxidans DSM 684 genome contains the following:
- a CDS encoding IS3 family transposase (programmed frameshift), which translates to MDRVESKRSRRTQRDYTMGFKLQVVDAVEKGDMTYKQAQKIYGIQGRSTVLTWLRKHGKLDWTQPVRLAMPKTPKAKETPAQKIKRLERELEDERLRNLLLNEVVDILDSEHGMSLRKKYIAKARRIQKHKGLSLSRACKLLGISRQAVYQRERRTQQRNIELAPVKGMVMELRRFMPRLGGRKLYSLLKPKFDAQGIKLGRDGFFDYLREHRLLVPPVKRFIKTTQSRHWMKKYPNLIASQDINRAEQVFVSDITYVETDEGVHYLSLVTDAYSRKIMGYEVSDNLRAESVVKALRQAARQRQTGKPLLHHSDRGLQYCSSIYQEELKRHDITPSMTDGYGCYQNALAERVNGILKQEFLLFKCRDLQELKDLVRESVAIYNRLRPHLSLNMKTPEEVHKKATSMGEVA; encoded by the exons ATGGACAGAGTAGAAAGCAAGCGGAGTCGGCGGACTCAACGAGATTACACAATGGGCTTTAAATTGCAGGTTGTTGATGCCGTAGAAAAAGGCGATATGACCTACAAGCAGGCCCAGAAGATCTATGGCATCCAGGGTCGCTCAACCGTGCTAACATGGTTAAGAAAGCACGGAAAGTTGGATTGGACCCAGCCAGTGAGGCTCGCTATGCCCAAAACTCCCAAAGCCAAAGAAACCCCTGCACAAAAGATAAAGCGACTTGAGCGCGAACTTGAAGATGAACGTCTTCGTAATCTGCTTTTGAATGAAGTTGTTGATATCCTGGATTCTGAGCACGGAATGAGCTTGAGAAAAAAGTATATTGCCAAG GCGAGACGCATTCAAAAACACAAAGGGCTAAGTTTAAGCCGCGCTTGCAAGCTTCTTGGCATCAGTCGGCAGGCCGTTTATCAAAGAGAAAGGCGCACCCAGCAACGCAACATAGAGCTGGCTCCCGTCAAAGGGATGGTGATGGAGTTGCGACGATTCATGCCGAGGTTGGGCGGTCGCAAGCTGTACTCACTGCTGAAACCGAAATTTGATGCTCAGGGCATCAAATTAGGTCGGGATGGATTTTTTGATTATTTACGAGAGCATCGGCTGTTAGTTCCACCGGTCAAACGATTCATCAAGACAACGCAGAGCAGGCACTGGATGAAAAAATATCCGAATCTTATCGCGAGTCAGGATATCAATCGGGCTGAACAGGTCTTTGTCAGTGACATCACGTACGTTGAAACAGATGAAGGGGTTCATTATCTATCGCTGGTTACTGATGCTTATAGCCGTAAAATCATGGGGTATGAGGTCAGTGACAATCTACGCGCAGAAAGTGTTGTCAAGGCATTACGTCAAGCAGCCAGACAACGCCAGACAGGTAAACCGTTGTTACACCATTCCGATAGAGGATTACAGTATTGCTCATCAATCTATCAGGAAGAGCTGAAGCGTCATGACATAACGCCATCCATGACAGATGGTTACGGTTGTTATCAAAATGCTTTGGCTGAGAGGGTGAACGGAATTCTGAAGCAAGAGTTTTTGTTGTTTAAGTGTCGTGATTTGCAGGAACTGAAGGACTTGGTTCGCGAATCGGTCGCTATTTACAACCGCCTACGGCCGCACCTTAGCTTGAATATGAAAACACCGGAAGAAGTACATAAAAAAGCCACCTCCATGGGGGAGGTGGCTTAG
- a CDS encoding AsmA-like C-terminal domain-containing protein → MRRRILLTFILLIGLLLCLSIGLWGYIATHQEQIGAMISSRLSDNLKTPVTLKKARLGFHPRPTLDFTEITIEANHRFKATIPQLHVRVSWRDLLQGQLAHSHITVVDPQIYLLPHTLQAPSDATPSSGTPFDWRKAHLPQLHITIERGEIHLAAPHGDTPQFWQISELAAKLTPSGKTGLSFQGSGNLHLPDGSIATIFSRIELSGMTHELGLATVQAQGKVSNTTLPASLQKAWPFQIDGRLNIQSDWRGNFHDGLRLQATVKPTAAPLQLRHANAPTIQVNQCTLSCRLQQTDELFTFDEATLSLNKMKLSGQGFWSSDLSHYGITANSNAIMLEDLYSWLPAKLSRNIVSIAPQGRLTLKTLKLDSQQWPPTLSEIQAIHLDTNLTRLNLGSWSQGPVNVTLDGSAQALYLTSTPLRLAATAGHIAWPLDIKLSQRDKQQWQLHANLKQMTYNAARVVAKKADNDGQLSCTFESNPHGWQLSSGTLTLPHIGVDFSGTFRSADSYQLQVNIPELELAHLGPNIQLLKQMNLRGKIAVEETLTQTPGQPLDAQGTLTLTNCAISPTHVIAPIHTINGQARLSGKSLDATDLKVGLGDSQLRVNAHLDDITHPVAQIHARATDIFAKDLVFNSPTARLHDLDGRIAIHAHGIDFTRATVRLDQGTTATVTGTLKFHGPDLQLLVEAPFANVDEVIALWHGSANHGHTGQWPHHEITDDEQETLHIRAMVDKGIISGFEFSDATGTIHYRYGRLRIEPLLFEADAGYGSGRVLLYQTTDPATLQIEGTVVNIDADKVYNQLLKHTGLVTGRLTGDFSISGPIGSTFLPNSNGLFSVTIQDGVLRKFKVLSKAFSLLNVAQLFTFSLPDMAKEGMPFSRLTSDVILEDGVLRSENLRIDSAAMNTVLAGELDLVNNDLDLIMGIKPLGTVDTVFTRIPVAGWLLTGDDRAVLSANFEIKGSFSDPKVEMMPLTSLSNKVFGIFKRTLTLPGTLIKDPEKVLTNPDRPQK, encoded by the coding sequence ATGCGACGGCGCATTTTACTGACGTTTATACTATTGATCGGCCTCCTTCTCTGTCTGAGCATCGGACTATGGGGCTACATTGCGACCCACCAGGAACAGATCGGGGCCATGATTTCCAGTCGCCTCAGCGACAACCTCAAAACCCCTGTCACTCTGAAAAAAGCCCGACTCGGGTTCCACCCGCGCCCCACTCTTGATTTCACTGAGATCACCATTGAGGCCAATCATCGCTTCAAAGCCACCATCCCTCAACTCCACGTCCGGGTAAGCTGGCGCGATCTGCTTCAAGGACAACTGGCGCATTCTCACATTACTGTGGTCGATCCACAGATTTACCTGCTGCCGCACACACTTCAAGCCCCCTCGGATGCAACACCATCCTCCGGCACCCCTTTTGACTGGCGAAAAGCCCACCTGCCGCAGCTCCACATCACTATAGAGCGGGGTGAAATCCATCTGGCGGCACCACATGGTGACACACCGCAATTTTGGCAAATCTCCGAACTGGCGGCAAAACTGACTCCATCTGGAAAGACGGGACTCTCCTTTCAGGGCTCAGGAAATCTCCATCTACCCGACGGCAGCATTGCCACGATTTTTTCCCGGATCGAACTTTCCGGCATGACCCACGAGCTTGGCTTGGCAACGGTTCAGGCCCAAGGGAAAGTCAGCAATACGACTCTCCCGGCCAGCCTGCAAAAGGCATGGCCATTCCAGATTGATGGTCGCCTGAACATACAAAGCGACTGGCGCGGCAACTTCCACGACGGCCTGCGACTCCAGGCAACCGTAAAACCTACGGCAGCACCACTGCAACTGCGCCACGCCAATGCCCCGACCATTCAAGTGAATCAATGCACCCTGTCCTGTCGGCTGCAACAGACCGACGAGCTTTTTACCTTTGATGAAGCAACGTTATCTTTAAACAAGATGAAGCTTTCAGGCCAGGGGTTCTGGTCATCAGATCTGTCTCACTACGGTATTACCGCAAACAGCAATGCCATTATGCTGGAAGATCTTTACTCCTGGCTGCCAGCAAAGCTGTCACGTAACATCGTCAGCATTGCCCCACAGGGTCGTCTGACCCTCAAGACCCTGAAACTCGACTCACAGCAATGGCCACCAACACTATCCGAGATTCAGGCCATCCATCTTGATACGAATCTGACCCGGCTCAACCTTGGATCATGGTCGCAAGGACCAGTCAACGTAACCCTGGACGGCTCGGCACAAGCTCTCTATCTGACAAGCACGCCGCTGCGCCTGGCCGCAACAGCCGGACACATTGCATGGCCACTGGACATCAAACTGTCGCAACGCGACAAACAACAGTGGCAATTGCACGCCAACCTCAAACAAATGACTTACAATGCCGCCAGAGTTGTGGCCAAAAAGGCGGATAACGACGGACAACTGAGCTGCACATTTGAATCAAACCCTCACGGTTGGCAACTGTCATCCGGCACCCTGACTCTCCCCCATATTGGAGTGGATTTTTCAGGAACCTTTCGCTCTGCCGACAGCTACCAGCTTCAAGTCAATATTCCGGAGTTGGAGTTGGCCCATCTCGGCCCAAACATTCAACTGCTGAAACAAATGAACCTGCGCGGCAAAATCGCCGTTGAAGAGACACTCACTCAAACACCGGGACAACCTCTTGACGCACAGGGCACACTGACTTTAACCAACTGTGCGATCTCACCGACCCATGTCATTGCTCCGATCCACACCATCAACGGTCAGGCACGTTTGTCCGGGAAAAGCCTTGATGCCACGGATCTCAAGGTTGGCCTCGGAGATTCGCAGTTACGAGTCAACGCCCATCTGGATGATATTACCCACCCTGTAGCTCAAATCCACGCACGAGCCACCGACATCTTTGCCAAAGACCTGGTGTTTAATTCACCAACCGCGCGCCTTCACGATCTCGACGGCCGCATCGCGATCCATGCCCACGGCATTGACTTTACCCGGGCAACCGTTCGCCTCGACCAGGGCACAACTGCGACAGTGACCGGAACGCTTAAATTTCATGGCCCGGACCTGCAACTGCTTGTTGAAGCACCGTTTGCCAATGTCGATGAAGTCATCGCCCTGTGGCACGGCTCGGCCAACCACGGCCACACCGGCCAATGGCCCCACCATGAGATCACAGATGATGAGCAAGAGACATTGCACATCCGCGCCATGGTCGATAAGGGGATCATCAGCGGCTTTGAGTTCAGTGACGCAACCGGCACCATCCATTATCGCTATGGCCGTCTGCGCATTGAGCCGTTGTTGTTTGAAGCTGACGCCGGTTACGGCAGCGGCAGGGTTCTGCTTTACCAGACAACCGATCCGGCAACGCTGCAGATTGAAGGGACCGTCGTTAATATTGATGCGGATAAAGTCTACAACCAGCTCCTCAAACACACCGGCCTGGTCACCGGTCGACTCACCGGCGACTTTTCCATCAGCGGCCCGATCGGCAGCACCTTTCTGCCAAATTCCAACGGCCTCTTTTCCGTGACAATACAAGACGGCGTGTTACGTAAATTCAAGGTACTGTCAAAAGCGTTCTCTCTGCTCAATGTGGCTCAGCTCTTTACATTCAGCCTGCCGGATATGGCCAAGGAGGGGATGCCGTTCAGTCGGCTGACCAGCGACGTTATCTTGGAAGACGGGGTATTACGCAGTGAAAACCTGCGCATCGACAGTGCGGCAATGAATACGGTTCTGGCGGGCGAACTTGACCTGGTCAACAACGATCTGGATCTGATCATGGGCATCAAACCGTTGGGTACCGTCGACACCGTTTTCACCCGTATCCCGGTGGCCGGTTGGTTGCTCACCGGCGATGATCGAGCAGTACTCTCCGCCAACTTTGAAATCAAGGGATCGTTTTCAGACCCCAAAGTGGAGATGATGCCGCTCACATCTCTGTCAAACAAGGTCTTTGGTATTTTCAAACGGACCCTGACCCTACCAGGCACTCTAATCAAAGACCCGGAGAAAGTTCTCACCAATCCCGATCGCCCGCAAAAATAA